TCGCCGCTGCCGATCTGGAACAGACGCACGCATATCTCCACGAGCGCAATCCGGCCGCGGCACAGCGCTTCGCTCAGCGGATCATCGAGGCCGTCGAGCGGCTGCGTGCCCATCCGGAGATGGGACCGATAGCCACCGATCTGTTGCCGAAAAACCGGTACCGACACTGGATCTGCGGGCATCATCGCATCATCTACCGAGTCGAAGGGCTGATCCTGTGGATCCTGCGCGTCTGGGATGCCCGGCAGAGCCCGCGCCGACTGCGGGTCGAGCGTTAAAGCTAGCCACGATCCGGCACTCATCAGCTC
This genomic stretch from Deltaproteobacteria bacterium harbors:
- a CDS encoding type II toxin-antitoxin system RelE/ParE family toxin gives rise to the protein MARKQIVRWAPLAAADLEQTHAYLHERNPAAAQRFAQRIIEAVERLRAHPEMGPIATDLLPKNRYRHWICGHHRIIYRVEGLILWILRVWDARQSPRRLRVER